A part of Gossypium hirsutum isolate 1008001.06 chromosome A07, Gossypium_hirsutum_v2.1, whole genome shotgun sequence genomic DNA contains:
- the LOC107933167 gene encoding 65-kDa microtubule-associated protein 3 isoform X1, which translates to MSTTPSDPLLQVETTCGTLLYELEIIWDEVGETDTDRDEMLLELERECLEVYRRKVDQANRCRAQRRQTNADSEAELAAICSAMGERPVHIRQSDQNAGSLKEELSKILPQLEEMKKRKIERRNQFVQVLQQIQIITNEIYGSAKLVSSKAVVDESDLSLRKLEELHRQLNELEKEKNDRLKQVEDHLTMLNSLCLVMGMDFKLTVAEVHPSLGDSEGFWSISNNTIEQLATLIKKLQEVKIQRMQRLQDLGTTMLKLWKLMDTPIEEQQMFQNVTCNIAASEHEIAEPTTLSVDFIKYVEAEVSRLEELKSSKMKELVLNKRLELEEICRKTHLVPDSQSAVEDAIEAIESGAVGAATILEQIELQIAKVKEEAFSRREILERVEKWLMACDEECWLEEYNRDENRYNAGKGAHLTLKRAEKARSLVNKLPGMVEALASKTLAWEKETEVEFLYDGIRLLSMLEEYTILRQEKEQERRRLRDQKKLQGQLMAEQEALYGSKPSPSKPLSVKKGPRHSTGGASSRRVSLGGAMLPTHKPDSLHSEKATPQTLHKRTERMFQNDHLNHRHDDAIPAFSAIRRGLDIADIPVRKHSFNVVNANELESPLVRKPFSPISSMVSSKANITNTLEDDGETLQKMQPVNFPYTTPSKTTLLVDEENRTPKAMCIAAMTPASTVSIPMQTAMTPAPLIIPFGKPVQEISEEIEQSFEERRLAFVLAETLQVTTSLVQV; encoded by the exons ATGTCTACTACGCCAAGTGATCCACTTCTTCAAGTGGAAACAACGTGCGGAACCCTTTTATATGAACTTGAG ATAATCTGGGATGAAGTTGGGGAGACAGATACTGATAGGGATGAAATGCTGCTTGAGCTTGAACGAGAATGCCTCGAAGTATACAGAAGAAAGGTAGATCAAGCAAATCGGTGTAGAGCTCAGCGAAGACAGACAAATGCTGATTCTGAAGCCGAACTTGCTGCCATCTGTTCAGCAATGGGGGAGAGGCCAGTGCATATTAGGCAG TCAGATCAAAATGCTGGAAGCTTGAAGGAGGAGCTCAGCAAAATTCTTCCACAATTGGAAGAAATGAAGAAACGGAAAATAGAAAGAAGAAATCAATTTGTACAAGTTTTACAACAGATACAAATTATAACAAATGAGATTTATGGATCAGCCAAATTAGTTTCTTCCAAAGCAGTTGTGGATGAAAGTGACTTGTCCTTAAGGAAGCTTGAAGAATTGCACAGACAGCTCAATGAACTTGAGAAAGAGAAG AATGACCGTTTAAAGCAGGTTGAGGACCACCTTACCATGTTGAACTCACTCTGCTTGGTGATGGGCATGGATTTCAAGCTCACAGTTGCTGAGGTCCATCCTAGTTTAGGTGACTCTGAAGGATTTTGGAGTATTAGCAATAACACAATTGAGCAGCTGGCTACTTTGATTAAAAAGTTACAGGAAGTTAAGATACAGAGGATGCAAAGG CTACAAGATCTTGGTACTACcatgttgaaattatggaaactGATGGATACACCTATTGAGGAGCAACAGATGTTTCAGAATGTTACCTGTAATATAGCTGCTTCAGAACATGAAATTGCAGAACCCACCACTCTCTCTGTGGATTTCATCAAATAT GTTGAGGCAGAAGTTTCTAGGTTGGAAGAGTTAAAGTCTAGCAAAATGAAAGAGCTTGTCCTGAATAAGAGATTAGAGCTGGAGGAGATATGTAGGAAGACGCACTTGGTCCCAGATTCACAAAGTGCAGTAGAAGATGCCATTGAAGCTATTGAGTCTG GGGCTGTTGGTGCTGCTACCATACTAGAACAGATTGAACTTCAAATTGCTAAGGTCAAAGAGGAAGCTTTTAGCAGGCGAGAAATACTTGAAAGGGTGGAGAAATGGTTGATGGCTTGTGACGAGGAGTGCTGGCTCGAGGAATATAACAGG GATGAAAACCGATATAATGCTGGGAAAGGTGCTCATCTTACACTGAAGCGTGCTGAGAAAGCTCGTTCATTGGTTAATAAACTTCCAG GAATGGTGGAGGCATTGGCTTCAAAGACATTGGCATGGGAAAAGGAAACAGAGGTTGAATTTTTGTATGATGGT ATTCGTCTGCTATCTATGCTTGAAGAGTATACTATTTTACGACAAGAGAAAGAGCAGGAACGGCGTAGGTTGCGG GACCAAAAGAAACTCCAGGGACAGCTAATGGCAGAACAAGAGGCACTGTATGGGTCAAAACCAAGCCCATCAAAGCCCCTGAGTGTCAAAAAGGGTCCTAGGCATTCAACTGGAGGTGCAAGCAGTAGAAGAGTCTCCTTGGGAGGAGCAATGCTGCCTACTCATAAACCTGATTCCCTTCACTCTGAAAAGGCTACTCCCCAAACACTTCATAAGAGGACTGAGAGAATGTTTCAAAATGACCATTTGAATCACCGCCATGACGATGCCATTCCAGCTTTCTCAGCTA TTAGGAGAGGCCTAGACATTGCTGACATTCCTGTAAGAAAGCACTCGTTCAATGTGGTAAATGCTAATGAACTAGAATCACCATTGGTTCGTAAGCCGTTCTCGCCTATCTCATCCATGGTATCTTCAAAAGCCAATATAACAAACACATTAGAAGATGATGGTGAAACTTTACAGAAAATGCAACCGGTTAATTTTCCATACACTACTCCCTCGAAGACAACGCTTTTGGTTGACGAAGAGAACAGAACACCAAAGGCAATGTGTATAGCAGCCATGACTCCAGCATCCACGGTGTCAATTCCGATGCAGACAGCCATGACTCCTGCTCCATTAATAATACCGTTCGGTAAGCCAGTCCAAGAAATTTCTGAAGAGATAGAGCAATCGTTTGAGGAAAGAAGGCTTGCTTTTGTGCTTGCCGAAACACTACAAGTAACAACATCACTGGTACAAGTATGA
- the LOC107933167 gene encoding 65-kDa microtubule-associated protein 3 isoform X2, with protein sequence MSTTPSDPLLQVETTCGTLLYELEIIWDEVGETDTDRDEMLLELERECLEVYRRKVDQANRCRAQRRQTNADSEAELAAICSAMGERPVHIRQSDQNAGSLKEELSKILPQLEEMKKRKIERRNQFVQVLQQIQIITNEIYGSAKLVSSKAVVDESDLSLRKLEELHRQLNELEKEKNDRLKQVEDHLTMLNSLCLVMGMDFKLTVAEVHPSLGDSEGFWSISNNTIEQLATLIKKLQEVKIQRMQRLQDLGTTMLKLWKLMDTPIEEQQMFQNVTCNIAASEHEIAEPTTLSVDFIKYVEAEVSRLEELKSSKMKELVLNKRLELEEICRKTHLVPDSQSAVEDAIEAIESGAVGAATILEQIELQIAKVKEEAFSRREILERVEKWLMACDEECWLEEYNRDENRYNAGKGAHLTLKRAEKARSLVNKLPGMVEALASKTLAWEKETEVEFLYDGIRLLSMLEEYTILRQEKEQERRRLRDQKKLQGQLMAEQEALYGSKPSPSKPLSVKKGPRHSTGGASSRRVSLGGAMLPTHKPDSLHSEKATPQTLHKRTERMFQNDHLNHRHDDAIPAFSAIRRGLDIADIPVRKHSFNVVNANELESPLKMQPVNFPYTTPSKTTLLVDEENRTPKAMCIAAMTPASTVSIPMQTAMTPAPLIIPFGKPVQEISEEIEQSFEERRLAFVLAETLQVTTSLVQV encoded by the exons ATGTCTACTACGCCAAGTGATCCACTTCTTCAAGTGGAAACAACGTGCGGAACCCTTTTATATGAACTTGAG ATAATCTGGGATGAAGTTGGGGAGACAGATACTGATAGGGATGAAATGCTGCTTGAGCTTGAACGAGAATGCCTCGAAGTATACAGAAGAAAGGTAGATCAAGCAAATCGGTGTAGAGCTCAGCGAAGACAGACAAATGCTGATTCTGAAGCCGAACTTGCTGCCATCTGTTCAGCAATGGGGGAGAGGCCAGTGCATATTAGGCAG TCAGATCAAAATGCTGGAAGCTTGAAGGAGGAGCTCAGCAAAATTCTTCCACAATTGGAAGAAATGAAGAAACGGAAAATAGAAAGAAGAAATCAATTTGTACAAGTTTTACAACAGATACAAATTATAACAAATGAGATTTATGGATCAGCCAAATTAGTTTCTTCCAAAGCAGTTGTGGATGAAAGTGACTTGTCCTTAAGGAAGCTTGAAGAATTGCACAGACAGCTCAATGAACTTGAGAAAGAGAAG AATGACCGTTTAAAGCAGGTTGAGGACCACCTTACCATGTTGAACTCACTCTGCTTGGTGATGGGCATGGATTTCAAGCTCACAGTTGCTGAGGTCCATCCTAGTTTAGGTGACTCTGAAGGATTTTGGAGTATTAGCAATAACACAATTGAGCAGCTGGCTACTTTGATTAAAAAGTTACAGGAAGTTAAGATACAGAGGATGCAAAGG CTACAAGATCTTGGTACTACcatgttgaaattatggaaactGATGGATACACCTATTGAGGAGCAACAGATGTTTCAGAATGTTACCTGTAATATAGCTGCTTCAGAACATGAAATTGCAGAACCCACCACTCTCTCTGTGGATTTCATCAAATAT GTTGAGGCAGAAGTTTCTAGGTTGGAAGAGTTAAAGTCTAGCAAAATGAAAGAGCTTGTCCTGAATAAGAGATTAGAGCTGGAGGAGATATGTAGGAAGACGCACTTGGTCCCAGATTCACAAAGTGCAGTAGAAGATGCCATTGAAGCTATTGAGTCTG GGGCTGTTGGTGCTGCTACCATACTAGAACAGATTGAACTTCAAATTGCTAAGGTCAAAGAGGAAGCTTTTAGCAGGCGAGAAATACTTGAAAGGGTGGAGAAATGGTTGATGGCTTGTGACGAGGAGTGCTGGCTCGAGGAATATAACAGG GATGAAAACCGATATAATGCTGGGAAAGGTGCTCATCTTACACTGAAGCGTGCTGAGAAAGCTCGTTCATTGGTTAATAAACTTCCAG GAATGGTGGAGGCATTGGCTTCAAAGACATTGGCATGGGAAAAGGAAACAGAGGTTGAATTTTTGTATGATGGT ATTCGTCTGCTATCTATGCTTGAAGAGTATACTATTTTACGACAAGAGAAAGAGCAGGAACGGCGTAGGTTGCGG GACCAAAAGAAACTCCAGGGACAGCTAATGGCAGAACAAGAGGCACTGTATGGGTCAAAACCAAGCCCATCAAAGCCCCTGAGTGTCAAAAAGGGTCCTAGGCATTCAACTGGAGGTGCAAGCAGTAGAAGAGTCTCCTTGGGAGGAGCAATGCTGCCTACTCATAAACCTGATTCCCTTCACTCTGAAAAGGCTACTCCCCAAACACTTCATAAGAGGACTGAGAGAATGTTTCAAAATGACCATTTGAATCACCGCCATGACGATGCCATTCCAGCTTTCTCAGCTA TTAGGAGAGGCCTAGACATTGCTGACATTCCTGTAAGAAAGCACTCGTTCAATGTGGTAAATGCTAATGAACTAGAATCACCATTG AAAATGCAACCGGTTAATTTTCCATACACTACTCCCTCGAAGACAACGCTTTTGGTTGACGAAGAGAACAGAACACCAAAGGCAATGTGTATAGCAGCCATGACTCCAGCATCCACGGTGTCAATTCCGATGCAGACAGCCATGACTCCTGCTCCATTAATAATACCGTTCGGTAAGCCAGTCCAAGAAATTTCTGAAGAGATAGAGCAATCGTTTGAGGAAAGAAGGCTTGCTTTTGTGCTTGCCGAAACACTACAAGTAACAACATCACTGGTACAAGTATGA
- the LOC107933169 gene encoding probable rRNA-processing protein EBP2 homolog — translation MGLRSNEVENVMEDDSNVMDDVSEEEFESESDSEEEDVKLAEPSKNSIYNRDGLIEKLEDISWPENVEWMHKLSFDIDQEKEVDVNDDLARELAFYTQALEGTRLAFEKFESMKLPFLRPPDYYAEMVKTDAHMQKVKGRLLSQKRQIEEAEERRKAREAKKIAKEVQAEKMKERAKQKKHEIEAVKKWRKQRQQSGFPASGKDSELDLGFEDGKAFERSSKKRPGVSPGDRSGGKAKQHGGGKGKNMKNREIRNSKFGFGGRKGLKKQNTAETTNDFRGFNKGSAAGNKKRKR, via the coding sequence ATGGGATTGCGAAGTAATGAAGTTGAGAATGTCATGGAAGATGATAGCAATGTTATGGATGATGTTAGTGAGGAAGAGTTTGAATCTGAGTCGGACTCAGAAGAGGAAGATGTGAAGTTGGCCGAGCCTTCGAAGAACTCTATATACAATAGAGATGGGCTCATTGAGAAGCTTGAAGATATCAGCTGGCCGGAAAATGTTGAATGGATGCACAAGCTTTCTTTTGATATTGATCAAGAGAAAGAGGTGGATGTGAACGATGACCTGGCTAGAGAGCTCGCTTTCTACACGCAGGCATTGGAGGGGACAAGGTTGGCATTTGAGAAGTTTGAGTCGATGAAGCTACCTTTCCTTAGGCCTCCGGATTATTATGCGGAGATGGTTAAGACAGATGCCCATATGCAGAAGGTGAAAGGCAGGCTTTTGTCGCAGAAGAGACAGATTGAAGAGGCTGAGGAGAGGAGAAAGGCCAGAGAAGCCAAGAAAATTGCTAAGGAGGTTCAAGCTGAGAAGATGAAAGAAAGAGCCAAGCAGAAAAAACATGAGATTGAGGCTGTTAAGAAGTGGAGGAAGCAAAGGCAGCAGAGCGGCTTCCCTGCCAGTGGTAAAGACAGTGAGCTAGACTTGGGTTTTGAAGATGGTAAAGCATTCGAGAGATCCAGCAAGAAAAGGCCAGGGGTCTCACCCGGGGATCGATCCGGAGGGAAGGCAAAGCAGCATGGTGGTGGAAAAGGTAAGAATATGAAAAACAGGGAGATCAGGAATTCTAAGTTTGGATTTGGAGGAAGGAAAGGCTTGAAGAAACAGAACACTGCTGAAACCACTAATGATTTTAGGGGCTTCAACAAAGGCAGTGCTGCTGGtaataagaaaaggaaaaggtGA
- the LOC107933182 gene encoding protein trichome birefringence-like 18, whose amino-acid sequence MTLASSKTSLKMAAFPRGVSFTAASMALLAMFLIFASWLLVSYPITSTVSEYISGVNRKIVLPVKDVSGSSLEQLTMTSNSSGVDNSEDAQVSIRSSVDKDSLRSESNKQLPTTKDSVDLRRNEIPEEPVKLPESSFGATEKKVDTSSSASSNASESNSIESGSLDSRKNGVLETPGQLSESLSRPTEKKVDTSSSASSNASENNSVDSDCDLYDGKWFYDPQGPSYTNSSCPIITQMQNCQGNGRPDKDYENWRWKPSQCDLPRFDAKKFLELMRGKTLAFIGDSVARNQMESMVCLLWQVEVPKNRGNRRMHRWYFKSTSVMIVRVWSSWLVRQTNEKFDFAPKGVTKLHLDAPDDNLMELIPKFDVIVLSSGHWFAKQSVYVLSNEIVGGQLWWPDRSRPMKVNNVDAFGISVETILSALVTHPNYTGLTIVRSFSPDHYEGGAWNTGGSCTGKVKPLATDELVENGFTSIMHKKQVMGFELAFKKGTNKSKLRMMDITKVFGYRHDGHPGPFRSPDPNKITKVGPDGKPPPQDCLHWCMPGPVDTWNELVLEIIRRDFEGHQNFP is encoded by the exons ATGACATTGGCTTCCTCAAAAACTTCTCTTAAAATGGCTGCTTTCCCACGGGGCGTTTCCTTCACTGCAGCTTCAATGGCATTACTAGCAATGTTCTTAATTTTTGCTTCTTGGCTTCTGGTTTCATACCCTATCACTTCAACTGTTAGTGAGTATATTTCTGGTGTCAATAGGAAAATAGTTTTGCCTGTTAAGGATGTATCAGGGTCGAGTTTAGAACAGCTCACAATGACTTCAAATAGTTCTGGTGTTGATAATAGTGAAGATGCACAAGTATCCATTAGATCTTCTGTTGATAAGGATTCATTGCGATCGGAGTCTAACAAGCAACTGCCTACTACAAAAGATTCAGTTGATTTAAGAAGAAATGAGATACCGGAGGAACCTGTAAAGCTTCCAGAATCTTCGTTTGGAGCAACCGAAAAGAAGGTAGACACTTCAAGTTctgcatctagcaatgcatctgAGAGCAATTCAATTGAGTCAG GTTCTCTTGATTCAAGAAAAAATGGGGTGCTGGAGACACCTGGACAGCTTTCAGAATCATTGTCTAGACCAACAGAAAAGAAGGTGGACACTTCCAGTTctgcatctagcaatgcatctgAGAACAATTCAGTTGATTCAG ACTGTGATCTGTACGATGGAAAGTGGTTCTATGATCCACAAGGGCCGTCATACACCAACTCCTCTTGCCCTATCATAACACAGATGCAGAATTGCCAGGGTAATGGGAGGCCTGACAAGGATTATGAGAATTGGCGTTGGAAACCCTCCCAATGTGACCTTCCCAGATTTGATGCTAAGAAGTTTCTAGAGTTGATGAGAGGAAAGACACTTGCTTTCATTGGTGATTCTGTTGCTCGAAATCAGATGGAATCAATGGTGTGTCTTCTCTGGCAG GTTGAAGTTCCAAAAAATCGAGGAAACCGAAGAATGCATCGATGGTACTTCAAGTCTACATCTGTAATGATTGTCCGGGTATGGTCCTCCTGGCTTGTCCGTCAAACTAATGAAAAATTTGACTTTGCTCCCAAAGGTGTTACCAAGCTGCATCTCGATGCTCCTGATGACAACTTGATGGAACTCATCCCAAAGTTTGATGTGATTGTTCTTTCTTCTGGCCATTGGTTTGCCAAACAGTCTGTCTATGTATTGAGCAATGAGATTGTGGGAGGACAATTATGGTGGCCGGATCGTTCTCGTCCTATGAAGGTCAATAATGTTGACGCATTTGGAATTTCTGTTGAGACAATTCTGTCTGCTCTTGTTACACATCCTAATTACACAGGCCTGACTATTGTACGTTCCTTTTCTCCTGACCATTATGAAGGTGGAGCTTGGAATACAGGTGGATCATGTACCGGAAAGGTAAAGCCTCTTGCAACTGATGAACTAGTGGAAAATGGCTTTACGAGTATAATGCATAAGAAACAAGTGATGGGTTTTGAACTTGCCTTTAAGAAAGGGACGAATAAGTCCAAGTTGAGGATGATGGATATTACCAAAGTGTTCGGGTATCGACATGATGGGCATCCAGGCCCTTTTCGAAGCCCTGATCCAAATAAGATCACAAAAGTTGGCCCAGACGGAAAGCCTCCACCTCAAGATTGCTTGCACTGGTGCATGCCAGGTCCTGTTGATACCTGGAATGAATTAGTGCTGGAAATTATAAGAAGAGACTTTGAGGGTCATCAAAACTTTCCATGA